The sequence CCACAAGAAGCTGCCTTTGCGCCAGAAGTTTGTACATCTGCATCCGCAAGTGGTATTATGTCGCCCGTCGAAACACTCTACAATGATAAAAACTTGTggttatataattttaatttatcaTCTGAATCGAGTTTAATAAATGTCGTTTTCATACCTGGCTTGCGTAGATGGATTTAGGAACGGAATTCATAGGAGTCCCGTTTGATGAAGTCTCAATAGGATGGTCCTTAATTCCGTCTTCCTTCGAAGAAGGAATGACATTGACACCTGACGGTGATGCATCTAGCCTGCAAAATATTTGTCGTGTTTCCATTTTTACAATGTCATGGGTATATCATCGTTGACTCAtattaaaatgttgaccaattttgactttgaccgactttgactaaCAAATCCTATTTTGACCCATTAACCAATAATGACCGATTAATTATACGGATTTGAACTATTACAAGATACGCCCACTGGTTGGGGCCTTGAGTTGCAATAGGTCTCAGGTTCAAATCCTGTCTAgaacgaatatttagtggtggccaaGGATGGTTTGGAAACAGCCACGGAGTAATGTTGTTGGGTTGCGTACATTAGAGTATGCGAGCAGATTACTCGCCCTCCCGGTAGCCGGAACAGGGGAAAACCTTCTAACTAATTAAGCGGATTTGGAAATATCGGATCGGTCTGTTCTTAAAAATgtgtaatcggggattaatcggtgttTTTTACAATAGCACCTGTCTACTAACTTTTCAAAATTACTGTACAGTCAAGATTTTGAACATTTACTACAACTGATACTAACCTTATATATTTGCCCTCGAGGTTTTTGATACTAGCGATTTTATCATCATCTTCACATGTCACAAATGCAACTTTCTCCTGAtttatgaaaagaaaaaaaatcaatAAAATCACAAGTTTTTAAAAAAGTATGATAGTATACGAGAGAAGAATATACAGAAACTAACTTGTCGGGCCCTGACACCAAGATGAGATAAGTGAGGCAACTCCTGGAGTAGAATGACTCCGACTATGTTGTTTCCTGCAGCTGTTACCTGCACATCGAATGATTGAAACGGTTAAACTCTGTTTCTATGGTTATACCCTATGTATTTTTGTATGTGTAATTATAAAATTATTGATCGTCTAGTTGCTAATGAACTCCTAAATGTAATTCTGAATTAATTATTCCATTATTACGACTTCAAGTGGTAAATAATAACTTTAATCGGTTTATAGTACCTGGGGAAAGTGATTCTGGATAATCAGTTCCATACAAGTACCTATTGGCCATATATTAGATATTACATATGTTTCATCTACATTTCTCCATGTAAATTATTCATTCATATATTAGTTAGTTACTtatataatcataatatttaaactTTCAAATACCAGATTATTTGATCCTTTCATTTTTAAACATCAGTACATCCAAACATTGATTTAATTATCATTGATCGTTTAATTTGGATTATTTAGAGCAAGTAATAAATTTCAAACGAACATCCAAAGACGCCCTTCAATAGTTTCCAGATCCAAAGTACTTGTCTTAAAAGATACTTTCGAGATTCATAAGAGTACCAAAAAGGGATATACTAACCTCTTCATCTCCATCGGCTTTGCTGACCATAAGAATAATGGGTCCCTCAACAGATGATGATAATATGCCAGGAACTATTCTTTCAACCTAGTAAAACATACATGGTAAATTAAAGTTTATATAAGGTAAACATGAAAATAGACAACAAAAACTTTTCTGAATGAGCCATAAATTTAAATTACAGTTTATATAAGAAGAATGCAAGCCCACCTGTATTAAAGTTCCATGAACCAAGCCAGGAACAAGAACATCAAAACCTTGTGACCCGAGTGTGGTCCTAACCGCCTTCAGAAGCATAGTACAAAGTTTGGAAATCTGAAATATTATGCTACAGACCAAAGAAAATCATTAAGAAGTTCATAAATTCATGTAATTGAATACGTTAGTATATAAATGAAGTGTATCATATTAATACCCAGCACGAATCTCTGCTTCTGTGAACGTTCTCACACTATTTTCAGGAATTCCAAGTGCTTTGCCCAGCATCTAAAAACAAGCACAAGGAGTAGTATGAATAATTATGAGCAATTCCAACAACGCAACAATGGTTGACTATTTCCATAATAATAAATTCGACGTTTTATTGGTTATAGTTTTCCACTACCAGTGAAATATCTATTTAACCTTTGATGAGAAACAAATAACAGAATCTTGTGGACCGAAACCTACACCACTGAGATATTTGCAATGAAGATAATTGGAAAATAGATAATTATCTTGAAAATTTATCGAAATAATAGAGCGCTGCATTTTCTAACGATATCCTACAAAAGTAATTGTGTGTTTTCACAAATAATACCTCTACTTTTGGAGGGAAGATTTGGAGAAGTGCTTCAGAGTATTCATCAATCAGCCTCTTAGATCTATCTAATGTAGCTTTGATCCTTAGGGCCCAAATTGTCTTCCCATCTTCAGTACCtaaataataatagataaaacaGTTGTTAGTAAAAGCTCCGAAATTAGATTTAGTGGTGGCAAGATGGGTCAGCAGGATCAGTAGGGTAATGGGTCAGAATTCAGCTTGGATCGGGTCATTAACTAAGGGTTAAAATAAGCAGCACTGGTTGGAGTTGATTCACAAACACTAATTTGTCGACTTTTTAAACTTACAGATAcaatagtattattatagttatttagATTTAGATCTTTACATAAAACAATTCAAGAGGGTGACTGCATTTAAAGAAAAAGACGGAAACTTTTAACCTGTTTGACCCCTACAAACCATTTAATATAAAACACAGCCCGTTGATAAGTAAGTCGATTGATGCTTTTACTGCTAATCATATTGAGTAGGAAAAAAACAGATACCAAAGACATAAATGAAACCTTCTTTTTCCAAAAGTCTTTTTTCTTGCCAAGCTAGAAGTTCATTTTCGATTGCTTTACATTCTTCTGGTTTCCACCCGGATAAGCCCAACTGACGAATGCCAACAACAAGAGCACCAATTGGGTCATTCCATGAGTTAACATTCATCGAGTTCACATTATCTGCAAGCCAGTGGGCCCCACCAGCAGCTTCAAGTGCATTGAGATATCTACACATAACATTCATATTCAAATTATGAGATAAAAATATTAGTTCGCCAATTTACGTTAGCATTATACATGTTCCATCAAATAATGCATAATTCAATAATTAATATCTCCCATCTGGCTTCTGTTTACTAATTGCAGGGAGTCATGAAAAATGGAGTCGTAAAATGAAGAGTAATTAagaaaaataagatatgaaatggCAATACTTACAAAAACAACTTTCAAATTAAAAATTATAACCAATAACCTTGCCAAAACAAACACATGTGAAGCCATATTGATCTTTAAGTAGCATGCAGATACATGCAAAAACATTGCCAAAATAGAAACATGTAAAGCCATATTAAGCAGATACATGCACACACGCACATACAGAATATAGCATACCTGCTCATGAGAACAAAGGCATAGTCCTCCAATCCAATCTCAGCAAGACGCCACTGTAATAAGTAGACAAGATTTGTAAGGAGTAAGGTCTTCTTCTGAATGTATAGCTTTCGTTGGGAAGTTGGTCGTAAGGGATCCAGTCGAAAATATAGTCGTTCAATTTATAAATCTAGTTAACTAGTAAATGTGTTCAATATTTTAAAAAACACTACCTTGTTGCAATATAATCTACATTTAAATTATAAATACACTTTGAAAGACTTTCGACCCGTTTGACTTTTTCAGCTAGAGATTTTTAGTTTTAACCATCTGGACTGTTAAAGATGAACGCGATGCCCAATCGATGACTTTATAAGTTAATGTGCAGAAACTTCAACCTCGAACTCTACCTTAAAGATCCTACCTTTTTAAGTTCCAACAAATAATGAAGGTACAAAAATGAGTGGGAAGCAAACAATTTCAAAATCTCTTTAAGCTGTTGCCAAACAATTAGAAAAGGAAATTACCTTTTGGCGCATTGCTATTGCAGTATCAGGAGCGTCGTTACGGATACCACTCTCAAGACCTTTTGTAACCATCTCACGAAGACCATTTAACGAATGTATCGTATTGATCAACATATCTATTCCGTTTCCTTTCAAAATATCAGGTGTTCCTTGAAAATTATCCAAAGCCTACACTCAAAACATTCATTAACAAAGTTTTGACATGAAATTGGTCTGTTTGTACAacgcgaaaaagaaaagggttaccATCTTGCACTCCAAGAATGATGAAAGCTTTGCTTTGCCCTTTTCATCAAAAGATTCTTTAACTGCCTCCAGTTGTTCTGTAAGGCTGCAAAAGCAGACACCCAATTTTTACAGCCGACACATCGATTTAGGTTAGGTCCAAGACATTTTCACTACTTAACATCATCATATCATGTATCCCATGTGTAGCATATATTATTTATATGTGTGTCAATTTTGAGCCATTGACTTACAAATGAGGCTGTCAGGGTTATCAGTTATGTTAATATCTGACaggttaaataaaatataaatataggttAAAAAGAAATGGGTCAAAAGTTTGCCGAAGGAGTAATTTCAGCAGAAAACCTCTCGATCATTATGTACTATTCAAGATATTAGATTGTTATTCACCTAAcataattttaaaatcatatatcacaaaataactatattaatacaaaatacaactcTTTTATAGAAAAAATAGTTCGGGTCAACCCAACTCGACGTATTTTAAGTCTAACTAAAGTTAGTTGTTACCCAACCTGACCAACCAGCCAACTTTGTCACCTCTAGGAGTGTATAATCTTGAAATTATGATTTTTAGAAATGTGAATTACAAACAACTGTGATCGCTAAAAAAGAAAATAGAAAACCTTCCAGCATTGAAGAAATCTTTGAGTTCATGATGgaatattttgaactgttcaacAAATGCGTCGTTATATTGTCCCGGGGTCTTGGTGATTCTTTCAAGCATTGCAGCAGTGGCTATTAAATCTTCAGGGCCGGCACATCGGTGAAGCTTATTCTGTATTGTGTGTTTAATTTCTTGCTGGAATATTCAcattatccaaaaaaaaaaaaaaattaaaaaaaattaaaaattaaaaattaacgcCAAAGAAATGACAAAAATAGGCACAACAAACAAAGTGTAACATGATGAGGTTGTCACCTTGAGGTCATGTGGGATATCGTTTCTGTGAGCGATGTCTCGTATTAGAGTTAAAGGAACAGATGCAGTGAATTCTGCCTTAAAAGATGGTAGACATGGATGAATTTTGCGGATAACAAGCAACTCCTGCTCAAATTTAAAGAAAAGTATATGAGTTTTGCCCATTCTTCTCCTTCACACTAGTCAAGTAAACAGGACCCACAATATTATCATCACTAGTCCTCACACCATAAAATTGAAATAACATGTCGCAAACAGTTATATTAGATGGTAATTTCGATCCAATCGCTTATGAATGGGTCGATTCAGGTGCTTAAGTTTCAAACGGATGAAAAGGGAAAGAGTAAATAGCTTAAAAGCACCTTATGAAATATTAATGATATAGTACAACTGTTGCAATCATATTTGAGAAATCAATCATCACAAAGTTCATAAGAATTTGCACAAAAAGTGTTCCGCCTGTTTTAACCACCAAACAAATAATTATTTTCTATCCAACCACATTTTAGCTTGTTAACCAACGCTCATACTGCCCTCTATTATAACAAATAACTTTGACGCAATTTCTTAGAGTAGTCAAATAAATTACCTGCGGAGAAGTATCTTTCCTGTTAGAAATTCGTTCCAATTCCCGGAATATATGCCTAGAAATTTCAGCATGATGATTCGGCCTGTGATGACCCCCATCCTCGTAGCAAGGAATTTGACCAGTATTTATCCACTGCATAAAAGGGTAAAACTTGAAAAGAAAAATTACACTATTTGTCCAATAAAATGAAAAATGCAAATCAAAACGAAACCTTTAGATAGATGGCTGAATATACAAGAGCATCCAAACGATCTGCACCATCCTTACTTCCAATCACTAGCTCACGAATAACTTCAAGCTTCACCCATGAAATGAATGCAAATACAGAAACAGAAACACCTTCAAATTAGTCCATGGTGATCAAAATGGGTTTGAATTTATTCGAGCTCATTTTTAGTATGGATTGGAAAGTATCAAGTTGGATGCACACTTTTTGTAACCCTTTGACTCGGATGTATACATCCTGATGTCCCAACATAATTGAATTCTTACATATGATtgcaaaaattataataataaaaataaattaaaggtTATATGAATCAAAAATAGAATCGGAGAATTTCCACTCTGTTTGACCCGTTCGAAATTTTTTACATGTTTCCCTTTATATTGATTTTTTACTTAAACATCTTGAATTAAACCAAGACCCacaagtaaatgggtcaaaatagatACCACTACAACAACAAGAACCAAAACGGTACCTTTTTCCACCAGTTCTTGCCTCTCTGATCACCTTCCACTAACTTTAAAGCCACCCCGTCAAGGCCCGATGTATCCCATTGTCTTTGTCTTTCTCTACTACCATGCTCGTTCGATTTCATAAACGAAGTTCCCTTCCCTTGCCATTTCTCCACAAAAGGACTCCCTGCAGCGTCCAGATTCAACGAACCATTCTCGTCTTGAATCTCACCTACACTTTCCACTTCAACCTCATATTCTCTACCATCTATAGGCAATAGATTCACGGATTCATTAGTCATATTCCAATGAAAAACGATCTCAAAACTCCCAGATTTTGGCAGCTTCAAGACACGGTTATCACCACCTTCCCAAACCATACTCTTGTCCATTTGCTCAACAAcaaatttaaattcaatagtttcgcCCGATTTACATTCCATATCCACTACCCAACCGGTCTCAGTCCAATTCATCTGTTTCTTCTTTTTCCATGATCCGAACTCTTTTGTTGACCCCAATACTCCAACATGCTCACCAAATTTTACCTGATGATCCAACCGCAGAGTGAGTTGGACCTTCCCTTGAGCTGATTTCGACTTCATCTCTGTTTCACCAGTCTCTTCTTCTCTAGAAACACACATTGTTAAGTTAGTTCTATCACCATATAGTACTTTTCATCACAAATAAAAACTTTCAAATTCACAAACCaaataaaaaattgaaaatttcATGTATGGGAAGGACTAAAAGTTAACTAGTATTCCAACACACAAAGAAATGTTGTAATCCTATTTCCCTATGGGGACCATGCTTCTcttagacattttaacaaacacctgGTGGGCAAATGAATAAACAAAAGTTATCAAACTAAATTATGATGAAACAAACAACAAACCTGGTTTCAGTAGACACAGCACAAACAATGGGAGAAGGTGGTTGTTGAAATCCCAAATGATAACCACCATAAAGATTCAATCTTGGCTTATAAAACCCaacaattttaaaagttctttgccGGTTATGGTAATTCAAGAATCTAAATTTCTTTACAATATGGGTTCCTAAAGAGGATGGATTCTTGGTGGCAGAGTAAGAACTAATCACACGCAGAGAATCCATTTACACAATATCTTCTTAAAAATGTAATGACAAAATTACTTGATTGTATAGCTCATTAGAAAGAGTGTTTGTAAGTATATACTGTAATTTTTTTGTGTATGTTTGAGAGTGATGATGAAGATAAAAAGGAGGGTGAAGACGACGTGGCAGAGAGGGTTTTATCAAAATATCAAATCCCCGTGAGCGATCTAATAATAAAAATTGGAAATTTATTGTAAAGAAAAGATTTTTTTTGTATAAATTGAAGTTGTCTTGACCCTTCATTCGTGTGGATACATGTGTAACATAAACATAAACTTTGTGATCACGGCGTCGACATGCATTTTTAATTTGTGATCATGTGATTTTTGTGTGTGGGTTAGATTTGATTTTGAAGGACTAAATAAATAAACTTGATTCAAGTGTTTTGGTTGGGATCGATGGGTTCATTATTTGAATGGGGACCCATTTTCATATATGGTTTTGGAGTAAACTACAAAATCGGTGTTTATGGTATGAAAGTGGAGTAAATATTACTTTCATCTCAATTGAAATGAAATTGAAATGTTTACAATTAAATTTACGCACTATATTGAAAGATTATAACGCAATGTCAGTACGTTGCACGACTTGtccaaaattttaatattttaaaatttatgTTTAATTTGATGTTGGTCTCAATCTACATGTGTCTGAATATGATTTTTTGCATATGTGTTTGCAAAAAATTGTACATTTCAGTCTCATATTATAGCGCATGGTGTAATTATATGCATTGATCATATGCTTGTTTCATATGTATTTATGTAAGCTTTTGTTAATTGAGTCTCTATGTAATAATAACCATGGCCTTATAAATATTGCACAACGATATTCTTTACACTAACTTTTGTTAAACCACTATAAAAAATTTAATATGTGAATGGTAACATAGTTTTTATCAAAGAAGTGATAGCTAGACATGGTGTCCCTGTTTCAACTGTATCAGATAGATACTCGGTTTACTTCTTGGTTTAGAGAAAATTTCAAGAAGAAATGGCTGCGCAGTTGAAGTTGAGTACCACttttcacccgcaaacggatgtTCAAAGCAAAGACGATTCAAACATTATAAGACAAATTGGAGTAAATTGTGTTTTGAATGTGAAATTGATCAAAGACTTAAGTTGTAAAACTTGTGTTCTTGTTTAAATGGTGTCAGAATGGTTATGGGTCAATAGAGTAAACCCTAGTGAATTTGAGACTTGAAGactatgtgaaaggacccgttcatatacattataaacgattcacaatagttgattacatcgcgaggtattttgacctctatatgatacattttacaaacattgcattcgtttttaaaagacaaactttctttacaacgaaagttgacggcatgcacaccatttcataatacatccaactataattgacataataataatcttgatgaactcaatgactcgaatgcaacgtctttcaaaatatgccatgaatgactccaagtaatatccttaaaatgagctaatgcacagcggaagatttctttaatacctgagaataaacatgctttaaagtgtcaaccaaaaggttggtgagttcattagtttatcataatcaatcatttccgtaatagtaatagaccacaagatttcagttttcataaatatccgtacactcgcaagtgtttaaaagtattctataagttgtaggcacccggtaacaagccttaacgttcatgttttaccctctgaagtacaccagagcaggtgtgtttaaaataacctcgaagtactaaagcatcccatagtcaggatggggtttgtcaggcccaatagatctatctttaggattcgcgcctaccgtacatagactagtagtttaatgttaccaagctaagggtatatttctggtttaaacccacatagaattagttttagtacttgtgcctatttcgtaaaacagttataaaacagcgcatgtattctcagcccaaaaatacatataaaaagggagtaatgaaactcacaatactgtattttgtagtaaaaatacatatgacgtcattgaacaagtgcaatgttggccttggattcacgaacgtatcaatattgagattcaatattgcaggaaaagtacgtagacgcaacggagatgataaacactagtttgactcacgagcaatactctcgatcaatacccataacctccatagctataacccataatttccttagctctatcccatttgaaaaattattttgaaatcgtccgagtataactccgtcgtagtattttatgtatactaataatatcttgaaataatacaaaatatatatatatatatatatatatatatatatatatatatatatatatatatatatatatatatatatatatatatatatatatatatatatatatatatatatatgtaattcgattgagagagtttagagaaatatattttcaagtttctatgaaataatgaaacctattgaattctatttataatagatttttgaattattaaagtatgaattattaaagtgaattattaaagtatgaattattaaagtgaattattaaagtgaattattaaagtatgaattattaaagtgaattattaaagtgaattattaaagtacgaattattaaagtgaattattaaagtgaattattaaagtgaattattaaagtgaattattaaagtatgaattattaaagtatgaattattaaagtgaattattaaagttaaagtaaaataaaagtaaagtaaaggtaaagttaaagtatagtaaaagtataaaactatatacgtataatacgcgtataagtatatataatattaatttaaatcgttatatatatttaataaaataaaatttaaatatcgttatctttatcatactggttaagtaatgagttgtcaaaagtggttctagatatttataaaagatatatacgttttaataataaagttctttttaaactgaaaacgttttttgtacttttgaaactaaattaatagaatattatggaaaccaattctccactaacttttgtctaactttcgtaaatgacactttttatttttatttataaatagctttacaaattattctgaatatcgttaagaggaatagattttctcaaatcatagtggacctctcaacagagacttgtaatcataattcaatgtttctgataattcaatcatttaatatatttttttaatttcatcaaaaatcatattgaaacaaatacgttcgtgtaaggtattatacgtttaatactttattaatattctcaagttataatatatatatatatatatatatatatatatatatatatatatatatatatatatatatatatatatatatatatatacatatacatatctatttatatataacggctcgtgaatcgtcggaatttggtcgaggttataatgaatgtatgaataaagtttaaaattcttgagatttaacttaacaaactttgcttatcgtgtcggaataatataaagataaagtttaaatttagtcggaaatttccgggtcgtcacagtacctacccgttaaagaaatttcgtcctcgaaatttgatagaggtcgttatggctaacaatgagaatgttattatgacgattatgaagttttatcatgtctaagaagtatggataaaataattcgattactcaaagtgtatgggggaagttatcgtaaatgaaggaaataagattatagtgattcgtcatatcttttgacgtcatcacaattgatctccgaatttaaagaaaatctttgtaatctatgttggatttgttgcttcggtgattaaggagattatgattctcttcgaactaatacgataatccatcttgatttctctgtcgggtatttcactataaatccacctccttcgtttccttacaactcacaccttctattctttctccctcaactcatattttaaagtatttgtcaatatgcttcatccagtactgattctcgatatactcctcactttcatatctgtcgttcttctttttcatctgcctccagaagaatctatttacttctactatactctcggttttatagtgtttttagttcttccgtgtctttatattgctatatgcatcgatatat comes from Rutidosis leptorrhynchoides isolate AG116_Rl617_1_P2 chromosome 4, CSIRO_AGI_Rlap_v1, whole genome shotgun sequence and encodes:
- the LOC139904635 gene encoding phosphoglucan, water dikinase, chloroplastic isoform X1, whose amino-acid sequence is MDSLRVISSYSATKNPSSLGTHIVKKFRFLNYHNRQRTFKIVGFYKPRLNLYGGYHLGFQQPPSPIVCAVSTETREEETGETEMKSKSAQGKVQLTLRLDHQVKFGEHVGVLGSTKEFGSWKKKKQMNWTETGWVVDMECKSGETIEFKFVVEQMDKSMVWEGGDNRVLKLPKSGSFEIVFHWNMTNESVNLLPIDGREYEVEVESVGEIQDENGSLNLDAAGSPFVEKWQGKGTSFMKSNEHGSRERQRQWDTSGLDGVALKLVEGDQRGKNWWKKLEVIRELVIGSKDGADRLDALVYSAIYLKWINTGQIPCYEDGGHHRPNHHAEISRHIFRELERISNRKDTSPQELLVIRKIHPCLPSFKAEFTASVPLTLIRDIAHRNDIPHDLKQEIKHTIQNKLHRCAGPEDLIATAAMLERITKTPGQYNDAFVEQFKIFHHELKDFFNAGSLTEQLEAVKESFDEKGKAKLSSFLECKMALDNFQGTPDILKGNGIDMLINTIHSLNGLREMVTKGLESGIRNDAPDTAIAMRQKWRLAEIGLEDYAFVLMSRYLNALEAAGGAHWLADNVNSMNVNSWNDPIGALVVGIRQLGLSGWKPEECKAIENELLAWQEKRLLEKEGFIYVFGTEDGKTIWALRIKATLDRSKRLIDEYSEALLQIFPPKVEMLGKALGIPENSVRTFTEAEIRAGIIFQISKLCTMLLKAVRTTLGSQGFDVLVPGLVHGTLIQVERIVPGILSSSVEGPIILMVSKADGDEEVTAAGNNIVGVILLQELPHLSHLGVRARQEKVAFVTCEDDDKIASIKNLEGKYIRLDASPSGVNVIPSSKEDGIKDHPIETSSNGTPMNSVPKSIYASQSVSTGDIIPLADADVQTSGAKAASCGTLASLAAASAKVYSDQGVPAAFNVPNGAVIPFGTMELAIKQNNSTQTFESLLEQLETAKMDGGELDKLCNELQNLITSVQLPNQIIESLGKLFESNARLIVRSSANVEDLAGMSAAGLYDSIPNVTLSNPINFGKAVCRVWASLYTRRAVLSRRVAGVSQKEASMAVLVQEMLSPDLSFVLHTVSPTDNDKNVVEAEIAPGLGETLAAGTRGTPWRLSSGKFDGVVKTLAFANFSEEMVVGGLEDGEVLHLTVDYSKKPLTVNSVFRQQLGQKLGAVGLFLEQRFGCAQDVEGCLVGKDLFIVQTRPQPL
- the LOC139904635 gene encoding phosphoglucan, water dikinase, chloroplastic isoform X2 produces the protein MDSLRVISSYSATKNPSSLGTHIVKKFRFLNYHNRQRTFKIVGFYKPRLNLYGGYHLGFQQPPSPIVCAVSTETREEETGETEMKSKSAQGKVQLTLRLDHQVKFGEHVGVLGSTKEFGSWKKKKQMNWTETGWVVDMECKSGETIEFKFVVEQMDKSMVWEGGDNRVLKLPKSGSFEIVFHWNMTNESVNLLPIDGREYEVEVESVGEIQDENGSLNLDAAGSPFVEKWQGKGTSFMKSNEHGSRERQRQWDTSGLDGVALKLVEGDQRGKNWWKKLEVIRELVIGSKDGADRLDALVYSAIYLKWINTGQIPCYEDGGHHRPNHHAEISRHIFRELERISNRKDTSPQELLVIRKIHPCLPSFKAEFTASVPLTLIRDIAHRNDIPHDLKQEIKHTIQNKLHRCAGPEDLIATAAMLERITKTPGQYNDAFVEQFKIFHHELKDFFNAGSLTEQLEAVKESFDEKGKAKLSSFLECKMALDNFQGTPDILKGNGIDMLINTIHSLNGLREMVTKGLESGIRNDAPDTAIAMRQKWRLAEIGLEDYAFVLMSRYLNALEAAGGAHWLADNVNSMNVNSWNDPIGALVVGIRQLGLSGWKPEECKAIENELLAWQEKRLLEKEGTEDGKTIWALRIKATLDRSKRLIDEYSEALLQIFPPKVEMLGKALGIPENSVRTFTEAEIRAGIIFQISKLCTMLLKAVRTTLGSQGFDVLVPGLVHGTLIQVERIVPGILSSSVEGPIILMVSKADGDEEVTAAGNNIVGVILLQELPHLSHLGVRARQEKVAFVTCEDDDKIASIKNLEGKYIRLDASPSGVNVIPSSKEDGIKDHPIETSSNGTPMNSVPKSIYASQSVSTGDIIPLADADVQTSGAKAASCGTLASLAAASAKVYSDQGVPAAFNVPNGAVIPFGTMELAIKQNNSTQTFESLLEQLETAKMDGGELDKLCNELQNLITSVQLPNQIIESLGKLFESNARLIVRSSANVEDLAGMSAAGLYDSIPNVTLSNPINFGKAVCRVWASLYTRRAVLSRRVAGVSQKEASMAVLVQEMLSPDLSFVLHTVSPTDNDKNVVEAEIAPGLGETLAAGTRGTPWRLSSGKFDGVVKTLAFANFSEEMVVGGLEDGEVLHLTVDYSKKPLTVNSVFRQQLGQKLGAVGLFLEQRFGCAQDVEGCLVGKDLFIVQTRPQPL